A window of Maioricimonas rarisocia genomic DNA:
TCCTTCAGGAGGTCGTGGCGGCCTGGGAATGGTGCGCAGTCGGGGCGGACGAAGTCTGTCCGAAGACGTCGAGCATCTGCAGCCGCGTGGCCAGCAGGCGCTGCGAGAGCGCCTGTGAAATCTGTCGCATGATGGCGTACCCGACATCATGGTCGCAGTCACAAAGCTCCCGCAGTGCGTCGGCAGAGAATGCAACGAGCGTGCCGGATTCGAGCACAGTGGCTCGGGCCGTCATCGCCGCGTTCCCCAGCAGAGCCGACCAGCCGAGAAACTCCCCTTCACCAACCGTGAGGATGCGGACGCAGCCCCGTCGGGGCATGCACATGTCGAGACCGATCAGGCCGGAGGCGACGAGGTACAGTCGCTCGCAGCGGCTTCCCTCCTGAAACAGGACCGTGGCTGCGTCGACCTGCTCGATACGGGCGATCGCGGCCAGCTTGTCGAGGTCGTCGGCGGAGATGTCCTGCAGGAAGCGGGCGTCCCGAAGCAGGTCGGTGATGTCGGGAGGCGGGTGATCCGTCATCAGCGCACACCGGTTCCAGCGAGAAGGGAAGTCGACGTGGAGTGCACGAACGCACGCCCGTCGCTATTCCGCAGACAACGCAATCGACGTGCCGTTCGAAGAGCGGACGCGGGGAATCCTCGTCGCTGGACGGATGCGAGGGGCTACCGGGGCAGCAGACCATGCTGCCTGAGAGTGGCGATCATGGCACGCCGATGAGGGTACTTCTCCTTGAGACGTCGCGCCTCGCTTATCGCAAGGCCTGCGCGGTCAGTGCCGGCCAGAGCGTCGCGGACGTCACACAGCAGCCGGGCGGCCTCGGCATACTCGGATGATCGCTTGCTGTCGATCAGTTTCTGAGCCTGTCGAATGAGCGGCATGGGGTTGGCCGCAATTGTGGCGAGC
This region includes:
- a CDS encoding Crp/Fnr family transcriptional regulator; translated protein: MTDHPPPDITDLLRDARFLQDISADDLDKLAAIARIEQVDAATVLFQEGSRCERLYLVASGLIGLDMCMPRRGCVRILTVGEGEFLGWSALLGNAAMTARATVLESGTLVAFSADALRELCDCDHDVGYAIMRQISQALSQRLLATRLQMLDVFGQTSSAPTAHHSQAATTS